A section of the Flaviflexus equikiangi genome encodes:
- the hflX gene encoding GTPase HflX: MRQWFDEKESLITQRDINSREGTALQADADYQADYAGDSFDREQRSALKRVPNLTTELDDITEIEYRQLRLENVVLVGVWTSGTLEDAEVSLRELAALAETAGSAVLGGVLQRRDKPDNATYLGSGKAKELAELVAETGADTVIVDTELSPNQRRNLEDVAKAKVIDRTTLILDIFAQHAKSREGKAQVELAQLEYLLPRLRGWGESMSRQAGGRVGAGDGIGSRGPGETQIELDRRRIHQRMAKLKRDIAAMEPARRTQRSNRRRHALPSVVVVGYTNAGKSSLMNRLTHAGVLVENALFATLDPTVRRSATEDGRVYTISDTVGFVRSLPTQLVEAFRSTLEEAAEADVLLHVVDASHPDPVGQVNAVHDVLADVEGVENVRELIVLSKADLADPVDLAALRSRYQDSVVVSAKTGEGLDELRSRIAEWLPRPTVSVSVTIPFDRGDLISRVHTDGEILSEEYSEDGTVISALVDPELAADLRANSVGR, encoded by the coding sequence GTGAGACAATGGTTCGACGAAAAGGAGAGTCTCATTACCCAACGCGACATCAATTCCCGCGAGGGAACAGCCCTGCAGGCAGACGCCGACTACCAGGCCGACTATGCTGGCGACAGCTTCGATAGAGAACAGCGGTCGGCACTGAAGCGAGTACCGAACCTCACAACCGAGCTCGACGACATTACCGAGATCGAATACCGTCAGCTTCGGCTCGAGAATGTCGTGCTCGTCGGTGTGTGGACATCCGGAACGCTTGAGGATGCCGAGGTGTCGCTGAGAGAGCTTGCCGCTCTCGCGGAGACCGCGGGTTCCGCCGTTCTCGGCGGGGTCCTCCAGCGCAGAGACAAGCCTGACAACGCCACCTATCTCGGATCCGGCAAAGCGAAAGAGCTGGCGGAGCTCGTGGCGGAGACCGGGGCAGATACGGTGATCGTCGATACCGAGCTGTCTCCGAATCAGCGTCGAAACCTCGAAGACGTGGCAAAGGCGAAAGTCATTGATCGGACAACCCTGATTCTCGACATCTTTGCCCAGCACGCGAAGTCTCGGGAGGGTAAAGCGCAGGTGGAGCTGGCCCAGCTCGAATACCTGCTTCCCCGTCTGCGCGGGTGGGGTGAATCCATGTCCCGGCAGGCTGGCGGTCGCGTCGGAGCCGGCGACGGCATCGGCTCCCGCGGCCCGGGTGAAACGCAGATCGAGCTCGATCGCCGGCGTATCCACCAGCGCATGGCGAAACTCAAGAGAGACATTGCGGCAATGGAGCCGGCGAGGCGCACGCAGCGTTCCAACAGGCGCCGACACGCTCTGCCATCCGTCGTTGTCGTCGGCTACACGAACGCGGGCAAGTCATCCCTGATGAATAGGTTGACCCACGCGGGCGTTCTTGTCGAGAACGCTCTCTTCGCGACACTCGATCCGACTGTGCGCCGCAGCGCGACGGAGGATGGTCGCGTCTACACGATCTCCGACACGGTGGGCTTTGTGCGTTCCCTGCCGACCCAGCTCGTGGAAGCCTTCCGCTCCACCCTCGAGGAGGCGGCGGAAGCCGACGTGCTCCTGCACGTCGTCGACGCCTCCCATCCTGACCCGGTCGGCCAGGTGAATGCCGTCCATGACGTGCTGGCCGATGTCGAGGGGGTCGAGAACGTTCGAGAGCTCATCGTCCTGTCAAAGGCAGATTTGGCGGATCCTGTCGATCTCGCGGCGCTTCGATCCCGCTACCAGGATTCGGTCGTCGTCTCTGCGAAGACGGGCGAAGGCCTGGACGAGCTCCGTTCCAGGATTGCCGAGTGGCTGCCTCGTCCCACTGTCTCCGTGTCGGTGACGATCCCCTTCGACCGCGGCGATCTTATCTCGCGCGTCCATACCGATGGCGAGATCCTGTCCGAGGAGTACAGCGAAGATGGCACCGTCATCTCCGCTCTTGTCGACCCAGAGCTAGCTGCCGACCTCCGCGCCAACAGTGTCGGTCGGTGA
- a CDS encoding HelD family protein has product MDAISEEQGYLDEAYARLDSLAAGYSRKLAEIRKEGGRGNPEELFQRDSFAADYEDHLARLSHVEHQLVLGRLDTENGDVEHIGRIGLRDEDRNVILLDWRAPQAEPFYQATALNPQGMVRRRHIQSRLRKVVSVEDELLTSDSDATAHLTLAGEGALMASLGSARQGHMSDIVATIQVEQDRIIRADSTGVLVVQGGPGTGKTAVALHRAAYLLYAHRNRLSNSGVLILGPSPSFLSYISRVLPSLGESDVVSSTVADLLPGVTVTQVDTPRVEEIKGRTVWAAIAQRAVDHLRRPLRTPTTLRINSYNIDMTPDVIAIGQSRARRSDKPHNEARQIYARAVVDELVKKYLEASDTENQDWLVADIASDKDVRRAVNLCWLPASPTWLLEHLFAHPTLLAQVAPELSAEERALLRRPKGSGFTAADIPILDEMAELLGDIPAPETSDENLEGYASATLASMNLGGGIVTGKMLADRNRQETRRLPLAERAIHDRTWVYGHVVVDEAQELSPLAWRMVARRVPSRSLTIVGDLDQRPSGAPEGGWRGLLGPLASHLREEVLTISYRTPATVLREAEEAMKRRGMSLRHPVTAVREVEGSLRIENLDTALDAELAFLRSEYGEGQGLIAIISENPPTVDHPQVRTMTPREAKGLEFDSVIIDGTIKEPGDLYVAMTRPTQHLILTPGTDI; this is encoded by the coding sequence ATGGACGCGATATCTGAGGAGCAGGGCTACCTCGACGAAGCATATGCGAGGCTCGACTCCTTAGCCGCAGGCTATTCCCGAAAACTAGCAGAAATCCGCAAGGAGGGCGGACGCGGAAACCCCGAAGAACTGTTCCAGAGGGACTCCTTCGCGGCCGACTATGAGGACCATCTTGCCCGGCTCTCGCACGTCGAGCATCAGCTCGTTCTCGGCAGATTGGATACCGAAAACGGTGACGTCGAGCATATCGGGCGCATCGGTTTGCGTGACGAGGATCGCAATGTGATTCTTCTCGACTGGCGCGCGCCCCAGGCTGAACCCTTCTATCAGGCGACGGCTTTGAACCCGCAGGGCATGGTTCGCAGGCGGCACATCCAGTCTCGCCTGCGCAAGGTCGTGTCGGTGGAGGACGAGCTCTTGACCTCCGACAGCGATGCGACGGCACATCTCACCCTTGCCGGGGAGGGCGCTCTCATGGCATCCCTCGGATCCGCACGGCAGGGTCACATGAGCGACATTGTCGCCACCATCCAGGTTGAGCAGGACCGGATCATCAGGGCGGACTCCACCGGCGTCCTCGTCGTGCAGGGCGGTCCCGGGACCGGCAAGACAGCCGTTGCCCTGCACCGCGCCGCCTACCTCCTGTATGCGCACCGCAACAGGCTCTCAAACTCGGGTGTCCTCATTCTGGGCCCCTCCCCCTCCTTCCTTTCCTACATTTCACGGGTCCTCCCCTCTCTCGGCGAGTCCGATGTCGTGTCCTCGACCGTTGCCGACCTCCTGCCGGGCGTCACGGTCACGCAGGTCGACACCCCGCGCGTCGAGGAGATCAAGGGCCGCACCGTGTGGGCAGCGATCGCTCAGAGAGCGGTTGACCATCTTCGCCGGCCGCTCCGGACGCCCACGACGCTGAGGATCAACTCCTACAACATCGACATGACGCCGGACGTCATCGCCATCGGCCAGTCCCGTGCCCGCCGCAGCGATAAGCCGCACAACGAGGCGCGTCAGATCTATGCCCGCGCTGTCGTGGACGAACTGGTCAAGAAGTACCTGGAGGCGTCCGATACCGAGAATCAGGACTGGCTGGTCGCTGACATCGCCTCGGATAAGGATGTGCGGCGTGCCGTCAATCTGTGCTGGCTCCCGGCTTCTCCGACGTGGCTTCTCGAGCATCTCTTCGCTCATCCCACCCTCCTCGCGCAGGTGGCCCCGGAGCTGAGCGCGGAGGAGCGGGCTCTGCTGCGCCGTCCCAAAGGATCCGGTTTCACAGCTGCCGACATTCCGATCCTTGATGAGATGGCCGAGCTCCTGGGAGACATTCCCGCCCCTGAGACATCCGATGAGAATCTCGAGGGCTACGCGAGTGCCACGCTGGCAAGCATGAACCTGGGCGGAGGGATCGTGACCGGAAAGATGCTGGCCGACCGCAACCGTCAAGAGACGCGGCGCTTGCCGTTGGCTGAACGTGCCATTCACGACCGCACGTGGGTCTACGGCCACGTGGTCGTCGACGAGGCGCAAGAGCTGTCGCCCTTGGCGTGGCGGATGGTGGCGCGTCGAGTACCCTCCAGATCTCTCACGATCGTGGGCGATCTCGATCAGCGACCATCCGGCGCTCCGGAGGGCGGCTGGCGCGGACTCCTCGGCCCGCTGGCAAGCCACCTGCGGGAGGAAGTCTTGACGATCTCCTATCGCACTCCCGCAACTGTCCTGCGCGAGGCGGAGGAAGCGATGAAGCGCCGCGGCATGAGCCTGCGTCATCCGGTCACCGCCGTGCGCGAGGTTGAGGGCTCACTCCGTATCGAAAACCTCGACACGGCCCTGGATGCGGAACTCGCCTTCCTTCGCAGCGAGTACGGGGAGGGTCAGGGTCTCATCGCCATCATCTCCGAGAACCCTCCCACGGTTGATCATCCGCAGGTTCGCACGATGACTCCGCGCGAAGCGAAAGGTCTCGAGTTCGATTCCGTCATCATCGATGGGACAATCAAGGAGCCGGGCGATCTGTATGTCGCGATGACACGGCCGACCCAGCACCTCATACTCACCCCAGGAACGGATATCTAG
- the nrdR gene encoding transcriptional regulator NrdR — translation MHCPFCHNTDSRVIDSRSLDEGQAIRRRRECPACKRRFTTTETASLVVVKRSGATEPFSREKIIDGVWKACQGRPVSRDDLAVLASQVEEAVRTSGAAHINSDDIGRVILGPLRDLDQIAYLRFASVYSNFEDLDDFQRAIEELRRGAGNASPSEAQSTPGTESKADK, via the coding sequence GTGCACTGTCCTTTTTGTCACAACACAGATTCCCGAGTCATCGACTCCCGCTCCCTCGATGAGGGGCAGGCGATCCGACGGCGCAGGGAGTGTCCCGCGTGTAAACGGCGCTTCACCACGACGGAGACCGCCTCCCTCGTCGTCGTGAAACGTTCTGGTGCAACCGAGCCGTTCTCCCGGGAGAAAATCATCGATGGCGTATGGAAGGCCTGCCAGGGCAGGCCCGTATCGCGCGACGATCTCGCTGTCCTAGCCAGTCAAGTCGAAGAGGCGGTTCGCACCTCGGGTGCCGCCCATATCAACTCGGACGATATCGGCCGTGTCATTCTTGGCCCGCTCCGCGATCTCGACCAGATCGCCTACCTGAGATTCGCCTCGGTCTACTCAAACTTTGAAGACCTTGACGACTTCCAGCGAGCAATCGAGGAGCTTCGTCGAGGTGCGGGGAATGCTAGCCCTTCTGAGGCGCAGTCGACTCCGGGGACGGAATCGAAGGCGGACAAGTAG
- a CDS encoding DUF3151 domain-containing protein gives MHISIGPEATRLPEEPEVMAGLAAETPDAVVKRHPESSLAWARLAQVAWSEGRELDSYAYARVGYHRGLDSLRRAGWRGKGAVPYSHEPNRGFLEALYSLGRAAQAIGETAEVDRISEFLDACDPTAREQIEG, from the coding sequence GTGCATATTTCGATCGGACCAGAAGCCACCCGCCTCCCCGAGGAGCCGGAGGTCATGGCCGGGCTTGCCGCCGAGACGCCGGACGCCGTCGTCAAGCGTCACCCCGAGTCCTCTCTCGCCTGGGCGCGTCTCGCCCAGGTCGCCTGGTCGGAAGGCCGCGAGCTCGACTCCTATGCTTATGCGCGCGTCGGATACCATCGCGGCCTCGACTCGCTCCGCCGAGCAGGCTGGCGGGGCAAGGGAGCGGTCCCGTACTCGCATGAGCCGAATCGGGGCTTCCTCGAAGCCCTCTATAGCCTCGGAAGAGCTGCTCAGGCTATCGGCGAGACTGCGGAAGTCGATCGCATCTCCGAGTTCCTCGACGCGTGCGATCCCACGGCCCGCGAGCAGATCGAAGGATAG
- the lexA gene encoding transcriptional repressor LexA, whose translation MVDKLSGRQLTILEFLKEFIAENGYAPTVRETCAGTGLASPSSVKYHFDALEKKGLIERDPRRPRTLMLTSQARDSAPELTAVPSERADSVDVPLVGRIAAGSPILADQMVEEVFSLPRHMTGTGDMFMLEVAGDSMIDAGIFDGDWVVVRRQQVADKGDIVAALIDDEATVKTFDRRDGHVWLLPQNSAYAPIPGDRSTILGRVVTVIRSL comes from the coding sequence ATGGTTGACAAGCTTTCCGGTAGGCAGCTCACGATTCTTGAGTTCTTGAAAGAGTTCATCGCCGAGAACGGCTACGCACCGACCGTTCGAGAGACCTGCGCCGGAACCGGCCTCGCCAGCCCCTCGTCAGTCAAATATCATTTCGATGCACTGGAGAAGAAGGGGCTCATCGAACGCGATCCGCGCCGCCCCCGCACGCTGATGCTCACCTCGCAGGCACGAGATTCCGCTCCCGAGCTCACAGCGGTTCCCTCTGAACGAGCAGATTCTGTTGATGTTCCACTTGTCGGCCGTATCGCAGCCGGCTCCCCCATCCTCGCCGATCAGATGGTCGAAGAGGTCTTCTCCCTGCCCCGACACATGACGGGCACGGGAGACATGTTCATGCTCGAAGTGGCCGGCGATTCGATGATCGACGCCGGGATCTTTGACGGTGACTGGGTTGTTGTCCGACGTCAACAGGTCGCCGACAAGGGCGATATCGTGGCCGCCCTGATCGACGATGAAGCGACCGTGAAGACTTTCGACCGGCGCGATGGTCACGTGTGGCTGCTTCCCCAGAACTCCGCCTACGCCCCGATTCCGGGTGATCGTTCGACGATCCTCGGACGAGTCGTCACGGTTATTCGCTCACTCTGA
- the serA gene encoding phosphoglycerate dehydrogenase produces the protein MTRALLLENPHSNADAAFARAGIEVVRHRGALDEDDLIAALDGFDMLGIRSKTEVTSKVIEAHPNLLAIGTFSIGTNQINLDAATDRGVAVFNAPYSNTRSVVELAIGEIISLSRRLPVQDKALHQGIWDKSATGAHEVRGRTLGIIGFGNIGMQLSVVAEALGMRVVFYDTAEKLVIGNARRMNSMEELLEVADIVSIHVDGRASNKNFFGEREFAMMKPGAIFLNLSRGFLVDIDALAARLTDGTVAGAGIDVFPTEPRANGDPFESVLTGMPNVILTPHVGGSTEEAQRAIGLFVSEKMVGYFRKGATDMSINMPQIVDSPAKSSRYRIAWVHSNMPGALAMVNRVFAESGANIDAQQLATQGQIGYVVTDISSNIPEDAIAELARAEATIRLRVLSRD, from the coding sequence ATGACACGCGCTCTCCTCCTCGAGAATCCCCATTCCAACGCCGACGCAGCCTTCGCTCGCGCCGGTATCGAGGTCGTTCGTCATCGCGGCGCACTCGATGAAGACGACCTCATTGCGGCCCTGGATGGTTTCGACATGCTTGGCATCCGGTCCAAGACCGAAGTGACCAGCAAGGTGATCGAGGCACATCCGAATCTGCTGGCGATCGGCACGTTCTCGATCGGCACGAACCAGATCAATCTCGATGCGGCAACGGATCGAGGGGTCGCAGTTTTCAACGCCCCATACTCGAACACCCGCTCGGTCGTCGAGCTGGCGATCGGCGAGATCATTTCGCTCTCCCGGCGCCTGCCCGTCCAGGACAAGGCCCTTCATCAGGGAATCTGGGACAAGTCGGCGACGGGAGCGCACGAGGTGCGCGGCCGCACGCTCGGGATCATCGGCTTCGGCAACATCGGCATGCAGCTGTCCGTCGTGGCGGAAGCACTCGGGATGAGAGTCGTCTTCTACGACACCGCTGAGAAGCTCGTCATCGGCAATGCTCGTCGAATGAACTCGATGGAGGAGCTCCTCGAGGTCGCCGACATCGTCTCCATCCACGTCGACGGTCGAGCATCGAACAAGAACTTCTTCGGCGAGCGCGAGTTCGCGATGATGAAGCCGGGCGCGATCTTCCTCAACCTGTCCCGCGGTTTCCTCGTCGATATCGATGCCTTGGCGGCACGCCTGACCGATGGCACGGTCGCCGGTGCCGGAATCGACGTCTTCCCCACGGAGCCGCGTGCGAATGGAGACCCCTTCGAGTCCGTCCTCACGGGAATGCCGAACGTCATCCTCACGCCTCACGTCGGCGGATCGACGGAGGAGGCGCAGCGCGCCATCGGCCTCTTCGTCTCTGAGAAGATGGTGGGATATTTCCGCAAGGGTGCCACTGACATGTCGATCAATATGCCGCAGATCGTCGATTCCCCTGCCAAATCCTCGCGCTACCGGATAGCCTGGGTGCACTCGAACATGCCGGGTGCCCTCGCGATGGTCAACCGAGTATTCGCGGAGTCCGGCGCTAACATTGACGCTCAGCAACTCGCGACCCAGGGCCAGATCGGCTACGTGGTCACCGACATTTCATCGAATATTCCAGAGGACGCCATCGCCGAGCTTGCTCGTGCGGAGGCCACGATTAGGCTGAGGGTCCTTTCGCGGGACTAG
- a CDS encoding AMP-binding protein: MVRQHYAAGVPDEIELPTAPLPDLLTRAVADFPNRHAIDFIGQKTSYAELGELVQKTASMLTLAGVKRGDVVAAILPNCTQHVALAYATWSIGAILAEHNPLAPAKELVAQIENHGGTVVVGWEKTLTDLADLLPGKTIMAVNLTAALPKRSQMLLKLPIKAARAQRNKMRGRVPAHVYSFEKMVASAPSSFVAEGPDIHDVAVYLHTGGTTGSPKAVCLTHFNIMSNYEQVAAWLCELKRGDETIGSVLPFFHAFGMVLSLVLSVGLAATQDILPSFDPDMLIAANKRHPITFFGGVPPMYDRLIAAFDGPNPFTKLRYSVSGAMPLDPELAKRWEEATDSLLIEGYGMTEGSPVIAGSPVSADRRPSTLGLPFPSVEVRVVDPENIDNDVAEGEIGELLVRGPNVFIGYLNQPEETAQTLIDGEWLRTGDLVTWDDGFLVMADRRKELIINSGFNVYPSQVEEAVRSMPGIRDVAVVGMPDGTRGEAVVAALVLEPGATIDLENVRKWTQDKLSHYSMPRSIAIMDELPRSQLGKVMRRSVRDQLQDLELQAGVWKQKLSATGDDLRERATELRDRIEAGMERSTPSEPETDTTPDEESAQEK, encoded by the coding sequence ATGGTGCGACAGCACTACGCAGCAGGAGTACCCGACGAGATCGAGCTGCCAACGGCACCGCTGCCCGACTTGTTGACGAGGGCCGTAGCCGACTTTCCGAACCGCCACGCTATCGACTTCATCGGACAGAAGACGTCGTATGCGGAGCTGGGCGAACTCGTGCAGAAGACCGCCTCCATGCTCACGCTCGCGGGCGTCAAGCGCGGCGATGTTGTCGCCGCCATCCTCCCGAACTGCACCCAGCACGTCGCCCTGGCCTACGCCACGTGGTCGATCGGTGCGATTCTCGCCGAGCACAATCCACTGGCCCCGGCCAAGGAACTCGTCGCCCAGATCGAGAACCACGGCGGCACCGTCGTCGTGGGGTGGGAGAAGACGCTGACCGATCTCGCCGATCTCCTGCCCGGCAAGACCATCATGGCAGTCAACCTCACGGCCGCGCTGCCCAAGAGGTCGCAGATGCTCCTCAAGCTACCTATCAAGGCTGCACGCGCGCAGCGGAACAAGATGAGAGGCCGCGTCCCCGCACACGTCTACTCGTTCGAGAAGATGGTCGCGTCCGCCCCCTCGAGCTTTGTCGCCGAAGGCCCGGACATCCACGATGTCGCCGTCTACCTGCACACGGGCGGCACGACCGGCTCCCCGAAGGCGGTCTGCCTCACGCACTTCAACATCATGTCGAACTACGAACAGGTCGCGGCATGGCTGTGCGAGCTCAAGCGCGGAGACGAGACCATCGGTTCTGTCCTTCCGTTCTTCCATGCGTTCGGCATGGTGCTATCGCTCGTCCTCTCGGTCGGCCTCGCCGCAACGCAGGACATTCTTCCCAGCTTCGATCCGGACATGCTCATCGCCGCGAACAAGCGCCACCCCATCACGTTCTTCGGCGGCGTTCCCCCCATGTACGACCGCCTGATCGCAGCCTTCGACGGCCCGAATCCTTTCACGAAGCTCCGCTACTCCGTATCGGGCGCCATGCCGCTCGATCCCGAGTTGGCCAAGCGTTGGGAAGAGGCGACAGATTCTCTCCTCATCGAGGGCTACGGCATGACGGAGGGCTCCCCCGTCATCGCCGGCTCTCCCGTCTCCGCAGACCGTCGCCCGTCCACACTCGGACTCCCCTTCCCGTCGGTTGAGGTGCGCGTCGTCGATCCCGAGAACATCGACAACGACGTAGCCGAGGGCGAGATCGGCGAACTCCTCGTGCGCGGACCGAACGTGTTTATCGGCTACCTCAACCAGCCAGAAGAGACTGCCCAGACGCTGATCGATGGGGAATGGCTCCGCACCGGCGACCTCGTGACCTGGGACGATGGCTTTCTCGTCATGGCGGACCGTCGCAAGGAGCTCATCATCAACTCCGGCTTCAACGTCTATCCCTCCCAGGTTGAGGAGGCGGTCCGCTCCATGCCGGGAATCCGAGACGTCGCGGTGGTCGGCATGCCCGACGGCACGCGAGGAGAAGCAGTGGTCGCCGCACTCGTTCTCGAGCCCGGCGCCACGATCGACCTCGAGAACGTCCGCAAGTGGACGCAGGACAAACTATCCCACTATTCGATGCCGCGTTCAATCGCGATCATGGATGAGCTCCCGCGCTCCCAGCTGGGCAAGGTCATGAGGCGCTCCGTCCGCGATCAGCTCCAGGATCTGGAACTCCAGGCCGGGGTGTGGAAGCAGAAGCTCTCAGCGACCGGGGATGATCTGCGCGAACGTGCGACGGAGCTCCGCGATCGAATCGAAGCCGGCATGGAGCGATCGACTCCCTCCGAACCGGAGACTGACACCACACCGGACGAGGAGTCCGCGCAGGAGAAGTAA
- a CDS encoding ATP-dependent DNA helicase, with the protein MSVGEVLDAVVTSIGGKRREGQVEMAEAVYDALTDGGHLLVQAGTGTGKSMGYLVPTALWVARTGGRAIVSTATLALQRQITHDDAPRVLEAVKEKTGVVVSTALLKGWQNYACLKRVNQDAQAALFAEGEATALGEQVVRAREWALTSDTGDRDALVPGVPDLVWRQLSVSKQECDGKDCPLFNECFPEKARQAAMEADIVITNHAMLGVQSAGIEVLPQAGAVIIDEAHDLVGRVTNQLTVRIGPADISRVARMMRSLGKLDAEFVRHGDSLADALKDVDGRIRLIPDMVREALGAMARTVKEACESEQWAKAFIKDIDDILSDDGRYVVWASEGTIYGAPLDVAGPIAKEIFSERAAVLTSATLEVGGSFNPMAYQVGLAFPDQGPWEGIDVGSPFDYPKQGILYIGSDLPAPSREADNTVVHERMVELIRASDGGALGLFSSRRAAEEAADYLRDHLDVPILCQGDDQLSTLVEEFKNDDRACLVGTLSLWQGIDVPGRACRLVLIDKIPFPRPDDPVSQARTEQVGKRGGNGFMQVSATHAAVLLAQASGRLLRRTDDRGVVAVFDSRIVTKAYGGFLRAGMPPMWPTADLEITKESLKRLSGAVRVSE; encoded by the coding sequence GTGTCGGTCGGTGAGGTCCTCGACGCCGTTGTCACCAGTATCGGGGGGAAGCGGCGCGAGGGTCAGGTTGAGATGGCGGAGGCCGTCTACGACGCGCTGACGGATGGCGGGCACCTCCTCGTCCAGGCAGGTACCGGCACGGGCAAGTCCATGGGTTATCTCGTTCCCACTGCCCTCTGGGTTGCGAGAACGGGAGGCCGTGCCATCGTGTCGACCGCGACGCTGGCACTCCAGCGGCAGATCACCCACGATGATGCTCCACGCGTGCTGGAAGCCGTGAAGGAGAAGACTGGGGTTGTCGTCTCGACGGCCCTGCTCAAGGGCTGGCAGAACTACGCCTGCCTCAAACGTGTCAACCAAGACGCCCAGGCGGCACTCTTCGCGGAGGGCGAGGCGACGGCCCTCGGCGAGCAGGTCGTGCGGGCGAGAGAGTGGGCGCTCACGTCCGACACGGGAGATCGGGATGCTCTCGTTCCGGGCGTTCCCGATCTCGTCTGGCGTCAGCTCTCGGTTTCGAAGCAGGAATGCGACGGCAAGGACTGTCCTCTGTTCAACGAGTGTTTTCCGGAGAAGGCGCGCCAGGCGGCGATGGAGGCGGACATCGTCATCACCAACCACGCGATGCTCGGTGTGCAGTCCGCCGGCATCGAAGTCCTCCCGCAGGCGGGTGCCGTCATCATCGATGAGGCGCACGATCTCGTGGGCCGCGTGACGAACCAGCTGACTGTCAGGATCGGCCCCGCCGACATATCTCGTGTCGCGCGCATGATGAGGTCCCTCGGGAAACTCGATGCCGAGTTCGTCCGGCACGGGGACAGCCTCGCGGATGCTCTGAAAGATGTGGATGGCAGGATTCGGCTGATCCCGGACATGGTCCGTGAGGCGCTGGGCGCGATGGCGCGAACGGTGAAGGAGGCGTGCGAGTCGGAGCAGTGGGCGAAGGCCTTCATCAAAGACATCGACGACATTCTGTCCGATGACGGCCGCTATGTCGTCTGGGCATCCGAGGGCACCATCTATGGTGCTCCCCTCGATGTTGCAGGACCGATTGCGAAAGAGATCTTCTCTGAGCGCGCGGCCGTTCTCACGTCGGCGACGCTCGAGGTCGGCGGCTCCTTCAACCCGATGGCCTACCAGGTGGGGCTGGCTTTCCCCGACCAGGGGCCGTGGGAAGGCATCGACGTCGGTTCCCCGTTCGACTATCCCAAGCAGGGAATCCTCTATATCGGATCCGATCTTCCCGCCCCCAGCAGGGAGGCGGACAATACGGTCGTCCATGAGCGGATGGTCGAGCTCATCCGAGCATCCGACGGGGGAGCGCTCGGGCTGTTCTCATCCCGTCGCGCCGCAGAAGAGGCCGCTGACTACCTTCGTGACCATCTTGATGTTCCCATCCTGTGCCAGGGCGACGATCAGCTCTCGACACTCGTCGAGGAGTTCAAGAACGACGACAGGGCGTGCCTCGTGGGTACCCTGTCCCTCTGGCAGGGGATCGACGTGCCGGGCCGCGCCTGCCGCCTTGTCCTCATCGACAAGATTCCGTTCCCGAGACCGGATGATCCTGTCTCACAGGCCAGGACCGAGCAGGTCGGCAAGCGCGGCGGCAACGGGTTCATGCAGGTCTCTGCCACGCACGCGGCAGTCCTTCTCGCCCAAGCATCGGGCAGGCTTCTGCGTCGCACCGACGACCGCGGGGTTGTGGCGGTGTTTGATTCTCGCATTGTCACGAAGGCATACGGTGGCTTCCTCCGTGCTGGTATGCCACCCATGTGGCCCACCGCTGACCTCGAGATCACGAAAGAATCTCTGAAGCGGCTCTCGGGAGCTGTCAGAGTGAGCGAATAA
- a CDS encoding cation diffusion facilitator family transporter, whose translation MSSPSHSEQRLLEHFMMLSIITAFVTIGLKSYAAVLTGSVGFLSDALESGVNLVAAVVGLIALRIAARPADKNHHFGHGKAEYVSALVEGALIFVAAALIIYTSIQRLISPEPLEQLGIGLVLTTAASILNLLVGLALLRAGKRYRSATLSADGHHLLTDVWTTLGVLVGVAAVSLTGWNWLDPVIALAVGANILWTGYRLLRDALKNLLSASLPEDELVQLDEVLRAFSSHHGVVFSPPRTVESGRHRQIYVVMEVPQDWSVAQAHEVADRLEEDTNAVFPGAEVFIHVEPATQQQRGR comes from the coding sequence ATGTCATCTCCTTCACATTCGGAACAGCGACTTCTCGAACACTTCATGATGTTGTCGATCATCACTGCGTTCGTGACAATCGGACTAAAATCCTACGCCGCGGTCTTGACCGGTTCGGTGGGGTTCCTATCCGATGCTCTTGAATCCGGGGTGAACCTCGTAGCGGCTGTTGTCGGCCTTATCGCCCTGCGCATCGCCGCCCGCCCAGCCGACAAGAATCATCACTTCGGTCACGGCAAGGCAGAATACGTGTCGGCCCTCGTTGAAGGCGCCTTGATCTTCGTCGCCGCCGCACTGATCATCTACACATCGATCCAACGCCTCATCTCACCCGAACCGCTGGAACAGTTGGGAATCGGGCTCGTTCTGACGACGGCCGCGTCGATATTGAATCTCTTGGTGGGACTTGCCCTCCTGCGGGCAGGTAAGCGGTATCGGTCGGCTACTCTCTCCGCTGACGGTCACCATCTCTTGACCGATGTGTGGACAACACTAGGCGTGCTTGTCGGAGTTGCCGCCGTGTCCCTCACCGGCTGGAACTGGCTTGACCCCGTCATCGCGCTCGCCGTTGGCGCCAACATCTTGTGGACTGGGTACCGCCTCCTCCGGGATGCTTTAAAGAACCTACTGAGCGCGTCACTGCCCGAGGACGAACTGGTTCAACTCGATGAAGTTCTCAGAGCCTTCAGCTCGCATCATGGCGTCGTCTTTTCGCCACCTCGGACTGTCGAATCCGGTCGTCATCGTCAGATCTATGTCGTCATGGAGGTGCCGCAGGATTGGTCAGTGGCGCAAGCCCATGAGGTTGCCGATCGCCTGGAGGAAGATACCAATGCCGTCTTCCCCGGCGCAGAAGTGTTTATCCATGTGGAACCCGCGACACAACAGCAGCGCGGCCGATAG